From Carnobacterium alterfunditum DSM 5972:
CCGGAATTTTAAAGAATCAATGGACAGTTTTTCTTTTTTTAATAGTGAACTTGGATTCATTATTATGCATGGTGAAGCAACTGGCCGTTTAGGAATAGAACTGGCTGTCTATGCAAAAGATTGTCAACTGCGATTGACGGTTCAGATTCAAAAAATATTTAGTTGGATCCAACCTGTTATATTTTTAGTTATTGCCTTTTTTATTATGTGTGTTTATCTAGCTTTGTTATTACCAACGTTCACAATGATGGAGGAAATCTTATGAAAATGAAAAAACAATTGAATCAAAAAGGATTTACACTGATTGAAATGGTAATGGTGTTATTCATTATTTCAGTATTGATGCTGTTGATTGTACCCAATGTAGTGAAACAAAAAGATTCGATCGATGCTCAGGGGACAGAAGCATTGGTTACCGTTATTCAAACGCAAGTTGAGCTTTATGAATTAGAGGGTGAAGAGGGGGCAGTATCCTTAGACGCATTACAGCAACAAGGATATCTATCAGCGAAACAAGTTAAGCAAGCAAGCGCTAAATCTATTACTATTACGAACGGCATAGTGAGTTCGAGTCAAAATTAATGGAATCATTAAATGAAAAAGGGATACTGCTCTTTGAAATGCTCCTTGTTTTGTTAATTGCTGCTAGTTTATTACTTATTCCAACTATTTACACAAAACACACTAAAAATACGTTAGAAAACCAGTTGTTTGTTGAAGAATTACAAAGTCATATGACAGCTATTCAAAATTATGCCATTTTATCTGGGAATACAACGACAATGATTGTGTCCTCTCAATACAAGACGATCCAATTTAAAGTTATTGATGATGAACAGAATGAATTGAACCAATTGATCCATTTACCAGAAACGATAACCACTCCTGATCGTAAGACCTACTATTTTAATGGCTACAGCGGGAATTTACGTAATTTTGATACTTTAGTTTTTTTTATTAACAATACAAGGCATACCATGGCCTTTCAGTTAGGAAGTGGCAGGTATAATTGGCAATAAGAAACTGAATCAAAAAGGGTATTTATTGATTGAAAGTTTAGTAGCATTTTCTATTTTAAGTTTGTGTATGGCTATTTATATTCCTTTCATTGTAAGTATGCTAAAAAAAGTTGATGCAGAAAAGACAGCTGTTGAAATGTATCGCATCCAGTACGAACAAGTACAGAAAATTGAGCAGCTTCAAACAACGGATAACACTTGGAGAACGGGAGGGAAAGTTTTTACCATCGAACAAATAACAACTACTGCTCAAAAAGGAGTACGTATAAAACATGAGAAAGAAGAAATTTCCATTGAAATCCTGTCTTTTCAAAAGGTTAACCCTTGACCAAAAAGGGTTTACTTTAATAGAAGCCTTAGCAGCTTTATTTATTCTAGTTTTATGCATTTCTCTTTTAAGCTTTGCAACGATGCAATACCAAGCGATACGTAAACAAACCTTTGAAGAGCGACAACTTGAATGGCATATGTTTTTGAACCAATTCGAATACAATATAGAAGGACTCGTTTTTGTTAGTGCTAAACCAAGTGAATTACAGTTTAAATTACTGGACGAAAAAGGCCAGTTTAAGGAAATGATTTATTATGAAAGACACTTTGAAGTACTAAGACGTCGAACGGGGTCTGGAGGACATCATCCTATGCTAATGAAAGTCAAAGCAATAAATTTTGTTCAAAATAATTCATTTATAGAGATCACAGTAACTTTTTTAAACAAAGAGACCTATCATGCACAATTATCTATTGAGGATAATTTAGCAGGTGTTCAAAATGAATGAAAAGGGAGCTGTTTTACCTTCAGTGATGGTGTTTGTCTTATTGATGAGTATCATACTTTTAGGGACAAATAAAATTTTTGAGAATCAAATGAACCAATTAAGAATGACAAAACATTATTATAATGTAGAAAGTATGCTGATCCTTTCCAAAATGGAACTCAAGAATCAGTATGAACTAAATCAAGAAATAGAAAATGGAATCGTTACTTTTTCTGATGGAACAGTGACTATCCAAAAAAAAAGCATGGATTCATTTACTTTAAAAGGAACACTTAAAAATGTCTTTTCAAAACAGATGGAAGTCCAACTAAAGCAACAACCTATTGGAAATTCGAATGATATGGAAGCACAAGAAGACAGAATAGCTATTACAGAAAATTAAAAAATTGAGAAATAACTTCATTGTAAGCGTAAGTGAGGTTATTTCTTTTTGTGGTTCGATTTGATATAATGATCGAATAGAAACGGCTACTTAAAAAAAGATTAAAATACATACAAAAATAAGGAGTGAAGAATAGTGACTAAATTAGCTAAATTACGTGAAGGTATGAAAGAAAAAGGTATTGAGGCATTATTGGTAACAAGTCCTTATAATTTACGGTATATTTCAAATTTCACAGGTACAACTGGTCTATGTGTTATAACAGTAGATAAAGCTTACTTTGTGACCGATTTTAGATATACTGAACAAGTGGCAACACAAGCTGTAGGATTCGAAATTATTACAAACGTTGGACCTATTTTCGATGAAGTCGCAAAGTTGCTAGATAAAAATAAAATTCAAACTTTAGGTTTTGAAGAAGATTTTGTCACATACAGTACCTTTGAATTATTAGAAAAAATTATTCCGAGTGAATTGATTCCAGTAAAAGGATTAATTGAAGAACTAAGAGAAGTTAAAGATGAAACGGAAATTGAAACGATCAAGAAAGCCTGTTCTATTTCTGATGCGGCATTTAAATTTATCTTAGGAGAAATAAAACCTGGTATGTCAGAAATTGAAGTTGCCAATTTGCTTGATTTTCATATGCGCGGCTTAGGAGCAACAGGCGTGTCATTTGAAACGATCGTAGCTAGCGGGATCCGTTCAGCAATGCCTCACGGAGTAGCCAGCCATAAGAAAATCGAAACAGGAGATTTCGTTACAATTGACTTCGGCTGTTATTATGAAGGGTATGTTTCTGATATGACGAGAACATTTGCAGTGGGTACACCAAACGAAAAATTAAAAGAAATCTATGCTATTACACTTGAGGCACAGCTGAAAGTTATTGATGCGGCTAAACCAGGCATGTCGGGTGTCCAGCTAGATGCTGTTGCACGAGACCATATTGCAAGCTATGGTTATGGAGAGGCTTTTGGGCATTCAACTGGTCATGGGATCGGGTTAGAAATTCATGAAGGACCAAATGTTTCCAAGTTAGCAGAAAAAGTATTTGTACCTGGAAATGTGATTACTAATGAGCCAGGAATCTACCTTCCAGGATTTGGTGGGGTCAGAATTGAAGATGATTTGGTGATCACTAAAAATGGAAATGAGGTCATTACTCATTCTCCAAAAGAATTAATCATTTTGTAACAGTATTTATTTACAATTTATTAGGCAGAACACTGAAAAAATGATACACTTATATAGAAAATAGGAACGGACTCATAGGAGGAAATTAAATGATTTCAGTAAACGTTTTTAAAACAGGTTTAACAATCGAAGTAGACGGTTCAATATGGCGTGTTATAGAATTTCAACATGTAAAACCTGGTAAAGGTGCTGCTTTCGTGCGTTCAAAACTTAAAAATTTGCGTTCTGGTGCTGTACAAGAAAAAACTTTCCGTGCAGGCGAAAAAGTGAAAAAAGCTCAAATCGATAATAAAAAAATGCAATATTTATATGAAAGTGCCGGCGCTTATGTATTTATGGATAGTGAAACATATGAGCAAATCGAATTATCAAGGGATGCAATCGTCGAAGAATTAAAATATTTGAAAGAAAACATGGAAGTTCATGTTTTGATGTACGATACAGAAGTATTAGGTGTCGAATTGCCAAATACAGTTCAACTGCGTGTTGCTGAAACAGAACCTGGTATTCGCGGAGATACTTCCTCAGGTGGAACAAAACCAGCAATCTTAGAAACGGGAACATCCGTAAACGTTCCTTTCTTTGTGAATGTGGATGATGTATTGATTGTTAATACTCAAGACGGTTCTTACGTATCACGTGCATAGTCATTCAATCGCAATGGTAAAAAGAAATTAGTGAATATAGGAGGTTTGCCTTATGGCTGAAGAAGCGACAGTTGCAATACATGATACTAAAGGTACTCTGGGTGAAATAGAAGTAGCTCCTCAAGTAATTGAAGTAATCTCAGGTATTGCTGCAAATAAAGTAGATGGAGTCTATGCAATGCGAGGGAAAATATCTTCTGGTGTTTCTGAGTTATTCGGACGAGTAGACCATAAAAAAGGGGTCCATCTAACATCTAGTGAAGAAGGCTTAAAAGTAGATATTTACTGTTACTTTGTTTATGGAGTATCAGTACCAAAAGTTGCTTTAGAAATTCAAGAAAAAGTAAGAGAACAATTACTTCAAATGACAGACATAGAATTAGCTGAAGTAAATGTTCACATCGTAGGAATTGTACCGGAAAAAACAGAATTACAAGAATTATTAGATCTTGATAAAGAAGAAGATGGTGAAGAATAGTGAGCTTAACACGACGCGATATTAGAGAAAAAGCATTACAATCGCTTTTTCAACTTTCCGTTAATGATGAATTGTCAAAAGAAGAAGCGATGCAACAAGCTTTAACGAGTGAAAATGAATTAGTTGATGAAGTTGAAACAGTTCTTGTACCAAGTTATTTAGATATGCTTGTATCAGGTGTAATGGAAAAACAAGATGAAATAGATGAAAAAATAAAAAGTCATCTAGAAAACTGGTCGTTAGATCGCCTTGCTAAAACGGATTTAATTATTATTCGAGTAGCAATTTTTGAGATGATGTACGTTTCAGATGTACCAGATAGAGTAGCACTAAATGAAGCACTGGAAATTACTAAAAAGTACAGTGATGAAAAATCAAGAAAATTTGTTAACGGTGTTTTAGCAAATATAGTAAATGAAAACAATGAAGATGAAGCTGAATAATCTTTGTTTTTAGGCTATACACTTTTTGGTGTGGATGAAGAAATTGGCTCTACGTCAAATGGTGTGGATGAGCTAAATTTAGTTGGAAATAACGTCTTGTTTAAGCAGCGTGAGAGAATCTTCTCGCGCTGCTTTTTTTTGCTTTAAAACTAATCAAAATACGACATCTAAAGTTCTGAAAATTCCGATAACCATAAGCAACCCGTTTGATGACTTTTATTTTATTGATTGACCCTTCTAAAGCACCGTTAGAATAGGGATACATAAAAGTATGTTTTATCCTAGGCAAGTGTTTACGCAGGGTTTTAAGGGCAGTCTGCATAAAAGGAGATAACTCTTTAGGAGAAGCCTTAAGTACAAGGTTTTTAAACCCTTTATAGTCATTTTTTTTAGAATAATAAAGAAGATTTTGATACAAATCATACGTCGCTTTAAGAGTCTCGTCGAGCGTAAGTAGGTAGTCGATGATTTCTGTATTCGGTAAAGGTTTTTTAAAGAGTCGTTGATAGCGGTAATCCTTAAAATTTAAGTCGTCTGAATCCTTTAACAGGAGTTGCCAGTACCTTTTAAATTTTCTGTAATTCTTTAAATCTTCTGAATTAGAGGTATGGAATTGTTTCATTGTTTGAACTCTGGTTTGATTCAACGAGCGTGATATCAACTGAACGATATGGAAACGGTCAATGATCACTTTAGCATTAGGAAAGAGATCTTTAACTAATGTAAAGTAGGCCGCGTTCATGTCTACGACAATCGTTTTTACGTTCATCCTCGTCTTATAGGGATAGCGAAGAAAGTGACGGCGTAAAGCTAGTAGCAGCCGAGTTGGCAAGATATCGATTGGTTCATGTGTGTCTGCATTCGAATAAATAAAGCTCATTTTTCCTTCGACGTTTTTAACGGATTGAAATTCATCGAAAGAGAGGTGTTGCGGCAAGGATTTGAAGGTATTTTTAACAGACTGATTGAGTTGTTTCAAGACTCTGTCTACAGTGGTAGGAGAAACAAAATGCCGTTTAGACAGGTCTTTTATAGAAATAGTGTCGGCTAATTCAACCGCGATAGACTGTTTGACCCGTTTAGCGATGAAGCAACCTTCTTCAATTTCAGGAGAACGTGCAACAAAGGTAACACCGCATGCTCTACAAAGAAACCGCTGCTTCTTTAATCGAATAGACGTTGCATAATGAGTCGAACTGACCCATTTAACCCTAGAGGTTAAATACCCATTCTTTACAATAGAGTAGGCGTGGTTCTT
This genomic window contains:
- the comGC gene encoding competence type IV pilus major pilin ComGC, translating into MKMKKQLNQKGFTLIEMVMVLFIISVLMLLIVPNVVKQKDSIDAQGTEALVTVIQTQVELYELEGEEGAVSLDALQQQGYLSAKQVKQASAKSITITNGIVSSSQN
- the comGD gene encoding competence type IV pilus minor pilin ComGD: MESLNEKGILLFEMLLVLLIAASLLLIPTIYTKHTKNTLENQLFVEELQSHMTAIQNYAILSGNTTTMIVSSQYKTIQFKVIDDEQNELNQLIHLPETITTPDRKTYYFNGYSGNLRNFDTLVFFINNTRHTMAFQLGSGRYNWQ
- a CDS encoding type II secretion system protein — encoded protein: MAGIIGNKKLNQKGYLLIESLVAFSILSLCMAIYIPFIVSMLKKVDAEKTAVEMYRIQYEQVQKIEQLQTTDNTWRTGGKVFTIEQITTTAQKGVRIKHEKEEISIEILSFQKVNP
- the comGF gene encoding competence type IV pilus minor pilin ComGF, coding for MKSCLFKRLTLDQKGFTLIEALAALFILVLCISLLSFATMQYQAIRKQTFEERQLEWHMFLNQFEYNIEGLVFVSAKPSELQFKLLDEKGQFKEMIYYERHFEVLRRRTGSGGHHPMLMKVKAINFVQNNSFIEITVTFLNKETYHAQLSIEDNLAGVQNE
- a CDS encoding M24 family metallopeptidase, which codes for MKEKGIEALLVTSPYNLRYISNFTGTTGLCVITVDKAYFVTDFRYTEQVATQAVGFEIITNVGPIFDEVAKLLDKNKIQTLGFEEDFVTYSTFELLEKIIPSELIPVKGLIEELREVKDETEIETIKKACSISDAAFKFILGEIKPGMSEIEVANLLDFHMRGLGATGVSFETIVASGIRSAMPHGVASHKKIETGDFVTIDFGCYYEGYVSDMTRTFAVGTPNEKLKEIYAITLEAQLKVIDAAKPGMSGVQLDAVARDHIASYGYGEAFGHSTGHGIGLEIHEGPNVSKLAEKVFVPGNVITNEPGIYLPGFGGVRIEDDLVITKNGNEVITHSPKELIIL
- the efp gene encoding elongation factor P, whose product is MISVNVFKTGLTIEVDGSIWRVIEFQHVKPGKGAAFVRSKLKNLRSGAVQEKTFRAGEKVKKAQIDNKKMQYLYESAGAYVFMDSETYEQIELSRDAIVEELKYLKENMEVHVLMYDTEVLGVELPNTVQLRVAETEPGIRGDTSSGGTKPAILETGTSVNVPFFVNVDDVLIVNTQDGSYVSRA
- a CDS encoding Asp23/Gls24 family envelope stress response protein → MAEEATVAIHDTKGTLGEIEVAPQVIEVISGIAANKVDGVYAMRGKISSGVSELFGRVDHKKGVHLTSSEEGLKVDIYCYFVYGVSVPKVALEIQEKVREQLLQMTDIELAEVNVHIVGIVPEKTELQELLDLDKEEDGEE
- the nusB gene encoding transcription antitermination factor NusB, translating into MSLTRRDIREKALQSLFQLSVNDELSKEEAMQQALTSENELVDEVETVLVPSYLDMLVSGVMEKQDEIDEKIKSHLENWSLDRLAKTDLIIIRVAIFEMMYVSDVPDRVALNEALEITKKYSDEKSRKFVNGVLANIVNENNEDEAE
- a CDS encoding ISL3 family transposase, with protein sequence MSHNNCIRTALDLKDKNIFFDEKFCEEKRIKGFRSKVFYATLTYKPTHCECCGMKNHAYSIVKNGYLTSRVKWVSSTHYATSIRLKKQRFLCRACGVTFVARSPEIEEGCFIAKRVKQSIAVELADTISIKDLSKRHFVSPTTVDRVLKQLNQSVKNTFKSLPQHLSFDEFQSVKNVEGKMSFIYSNADTHEPIDILPTRLLLALRRHFLRYPYKTRMNVKTIVVDMNAAYFTLVKDLFPNAKVIIDRFHIVQLISRSLNQTRVQTMKQFHTSNSEDLKNYRKFKRYWQLLLKDSDDLNFKDYRYQRLFKKPLPNTEIIDYLLTLDETLKATYDLYQNLLYYSKKNDYKGFKNLVLKASPKELSPFMQTALKTLRKHLPRIKHTFMYPYSNGALEGSINKIKVIKRVAYGYRNFQNFRCRILISFKAKKSSARRFSHAA